From the Leptolyngbya sp. O-77 genome, one window contains:
- a CDS encoding ELWxxDGT repeat protein, producing the protein MTYIVSLIKDIYSGATSSIPSGLTRFKDWLFFQATGSTFGRELWMTDGTLAGTQLLKDIYPGGGNALPYNFTVFNNKLYFQADDGVHEEELWVTDGTAAGTSLLKDLNIRGQGMTITNVVVLKNKLFFGAFHPAYGYEPWVSDGTPEGTELLKDINLSEVFSGSSATALFPHLFAVLGDKLVFRAEDGIHGFELWISDGTAAGTQLLKNIHPTDSSNPLGFTALGGKLYFAADNNSSGRELWVTDGTAAGTTLLKDIDPGSSGSFPGNFTVFNGKLYFAADDGTNGTELWVSDGTAAGTQLLKDIRPGWGDSSPGEFVVFNDKLYFAADNGTNGEELWVTDGTAAGTHLVKDIAPGSRSSLPMGFTAFGNRLFFEADDGVHGRELWMTDGTTAGTKLVKDIRPGQEGSFPREFSVLGNRLVFRADDGATGLELWSLSAFRGISKFGKRLKDKLVGTAANDELYGLGNADRLVGKSGDDVLVGGLGNDTLIGGAGDDELDGGRGDDLLQGGLGNDWLTGGGGKDTFVLGRREGVDRIVDFEDGSDRLQLGRGLRFEDLKIMRGSGLESGNTLIQHKGSSEVLAILVGVSRNLITGVDFV; encoded by the coding sequence ATGACTTACATCGTTTCTTTGATTAAAGACATCTACTCTGGCGCAACCAGTTCTATCCCTAGTGGGCTTACTCGCTTCAAGGATTGGTTGTTCTTTCAGGCAACTGGTAGCACCTTTGGTCGAGAACTGTGGATGACGGACGGTACGCTCGCGGGCACCCAGTTGTTGAAAGACATTTACCCAGGGGGAGGAAACGCTCTTCCGTATAACTTTACGGTTTTCAATAACAAGCTGTACTTTCAGGCAGATGATGGGGTCCATGAGGAAGAACTGTGGGTAACGGATGGCACTGCTGCGGGCACGAGCTTGCTTAAGGACCTTAACATTCGGGGTCAAGGGATGACTATTACCAATGTGGTGGTGTTGAAGAACAAGCTGTTTTTTGGGGCATTCCATCCGGCTTATGGTTATGAACCTTGGGTTAGCGATGGCACCCCTGAGGGCACGGAGTTGCTGAAGGATATCAATCTTAGTGAAGTTTTTAGTGGCAGTTCGGCGACTGCCCTGTTTCCGCATCTTTTTGCGGTGCTTGGGGATAAGCTGGTTTTTCGGGCAGAAGACGGGATTCACGGCTTTGAGCTTTGGATCAGCGATGGCACTGCCGCAGGGACTCAGTTGTTAAAGAATATTCACCCGACGGATTCCTCTAATCCGCTGGGCTTTACGGCCTTGGGGGGCAAGCTGTACTTTGCGGCTGACAACAACTCTAGCGGAAGAGAACTCTGGGTGACGGATGGGACTGCGGCTGGGACTACTTTGTTGAAAGATATCGACCCAGGGAGTAGCGGTTCTTTTCCTGGAAACTTTACGGTCTTTAATGGCAAGCTGTATTTTGCAGCGGACGATGGCACCAATGGTACGGAACTTTGGGTAAGTGATGGAACGGCGGCAGGTACTCAACTCCTGAAGGATATTCGGCCGGGTTGGGGCGATTCTAGTCCGGGTGAGTTTGTAGTTTTTAACGACAAGCTGTACTTTGCAGCGGACAATGGCACGAATGGTGAGGAACTGTGGGTGACGGATGGGACTGCGGCTGGTACTCACTTGGTGAAAGATATTGCTCCGGGTAGCAGGAGTTCGCTGCCGATGGGCTTCACGGCGTTTGGGAATAGGCTTTTCTTTGAAGCTGATGATGGTGTCCACGGGCGAGAACTCTGGATGACGGATGGCACCACGGCTGGCACGAAGCTTGTAAAGGATATTCGACCTGGTCAAGAAGGGTCGTTCCCACGGGAGTTTAGTGTGCTTGGGAATAGGCTGGTGTTTCGGGCAGACGATGGTGCAACCGGCTTGGAGCTGTGGTCGCTTTCGGCCTTTAGGGGAATCAGCAAGTTTGGCAAGCGCCTCAAGGATAAGCTGGTTGGCACGGCTGCCAATGATGAGTTGTATGGACTGGGTAATGCGGATCGTTTGGTTGGTAAGAGTGGAGATGATGTCTTAGTTGGGGGGCTGGGGAATGACACGCTGATTGGCGGGGCTGGGGATGATGAGTTGGACGGCGGGCGAGGGGATGATTTGTTGCAGGGTGGGCTTGGAAACGATTGGTTGACTGGCGGTGGCGGCAAGGATACTTTTGTGCTGGGACGACGGGAAGGGGTTGATCGGATTGTTGATTTTGAAGATGGGAGCGATCGCCTCCAGTTGGGCCGTGGATTGCGGTTTGAAGACCTCAAGATTATGAGAGGAAGCGGTCTGGAGTCGGGTAATACGTTGATTCAGCACAAGGGGTCTAGCGAGGTATTGGCGATTTTGGTGGGGGTTTCTAGAAACCTCATTACGGGGGTGGATTTTGTGTAA
- a CDS encoding ELWxxDGT repeat protein, which translates to MSYSISLLKDIYLGIDNSFPYEFTVFNNQLFFSAANSANGRELWITDGTPANTTLLKDINPGSNDSAPYGFTVFNNQLFFSARNSANGRELWVTDGTPAGTTLLKDINPGSNDSFPYGFTVFNNQLFFGARNSANGRELWVTDGTPAGTTLLKDINPGSNDSFPDGFTVFNNQLFFVATNSANGSELWVTDGTSAGTMLLKDINPGSGSSFPYNFTIFDNKLFFSAGDGTHGRELWVTDGTAAGTKLVTDLNPGANSGLDAFNSDFEVFGSKLIFSGANGGFGYELFVLQGNAPLARSDSFETNFGTPLTITVSQLLANDTDPDGSSLSVTQVSGVTNGAAAFNATTGTVVFTPTAGFSGLAQFTYTLTDGTGLADTATVYVLVRPASIPPGQALNGRRTADTLIGGAGDDTLLGNGGNDFLVGNDGKDLLVGGKGNDTLVGGLGADTFVLRELCLFVVYA; encoded by the coding sequence ATGAGTTACTCGATTTCTCTGCTAAAAGATATTTACCTTGGGATAGACAACTCCTTCCCCTACGAATTCACAGTCTTCAACAACCAGCTGTTCTTTTCAGCGGCGAACAGCGCCAACGGTCGTGAGCTTTGGATTACCGACGGCACACCTGCGAACACTACCCTCCTAAAAGACATCAACCCTGGCTCTAATGATTCCGCCCCCTACGGATTCACAGTCTTCAACAACCAGCTGTTCTTTTCAGCGAGGAACAGCGCCAACGGTCGTGAGCTTTGGGTTACCGACGGCACACCTGCGGGCACTACCCTCCTAAAAGACATCAACCCTGGCTCTAATGATTCCTTCCCCTACGGATTCACAGTCTTCAACAACCAGCTGTTCTTTGGAGCGAGGAACAGCGCCAACGGTCGTGAGCTTTGGGTTACCGACGGCACACCTGCGGGCACTACCCTCCTAAAAGACATCAACCCTGGCTCTAATGATTCCTTCCCCGACGGATTCACAGTCTTCAACAACCAGCTGTTCTTTGTAGCGACGAACAGCGCCAACGGTAGTGAGCTTTGGGTTACCGACGGCACATCTGCGGGCACGATGTTGCTAAAGGATATTAACCCTGGCAGTGGCAGTTCCTTTCCTTACAACTTCACAATTTTTGATAATAAGCTGTTTTTCTCCGCAGGCGACGGAACCCACGGGCGGGAACTGTGGGTGACCGATGGCACGGCAGCAGGCACGAAACTGGTGACCGATCTCAATCCGGGAGCAAATAGCGGTTTGGATGCTTTCAATAGCGACTTTGAGGTTTTTGGGAGCAAGCTGATTTTTAGTGGAGCCAACGGCGGCTTCGGTTATGAATTGTTTGTGTTGCAGGGCAATGCGCCCCTGGCTCGGAGCGACAGCTTCGAGACGAATTTCGGAACACCGTTGACGATCACTGTCAGCCAATTGCTAGCCAATGACACCGACCCGGACGGCAGTTCCCTCAGCGTTACCCAGGTCAGCGGTGTAACGAACGGCGCGGCCGCCTTCAACGCTACTACTGGAACCGTGGTCTTTACCCCGACGGCGGGCTTTAGCGGTCTGGCGCAATTCACCTACACCCTGACAGACGGCACGGGGCTGGCAGATACGGCCACGGTCTACGTTCTGGTTCGCCCTGCAAGCATACCACCCGGACAAGCCCTCAACGGCAGGCGAACTGCCGATACGTTGATTGGCGGCGCAGGCGACGATACTTTGCTGGGCAACGGCGGCAACGATTTCCTGGTTGGGAACGATGGAAAGGATTTGCTGGTTGGCGGCAAGGGGAACGACACGCTGGTTGGCGGTTTGGGTGCAGATACCTTTGTTTTACGGGAGCTATGTTTATTTGTGGTGTATGCCTAA